GCAACATTAAAGTTCTTATTCTCCATGAACAATCTCAACaacacaaaatatatatactCATCAAAATATTTCTTGAAAGCTAACATGCTTGACTTGAAAATAGATAAAGATTTGAAATAGATAAAACCCACAATAGCTCGTGGTTTTCGTTTAtcaaaaaataagaatatttTGAAACATATTACATAAACCACTCACCTCGATAATCCAAGCTTTGGCAATACAACCCAACTAACAATCTCCACACAACCAGCATACTAACCCCCATATGATATCCCAAGTTCATAAACCCTTTTTGCTAGTCATCGTATCTAATTCATTGATCTCCAGCCCAAATCACCCACATCGACAATTCCCATCGATACCCTATTCTATTGTGCACACTGGGCTTGCCTATAACTGGTTTCACAATGAATAGATTTAACTATACAAAAGAACCTTTCCAACTACCCTCATTTCCCGAATTCAAATCTAAATACTGAAGTTCCAATCACATCTCACAACGTGAGTGATGCACAGATAATGTCATTTCATTTTTCACATATATCACAATATATTCTCAATGAATAGCATTCCAGCAATAATTCCATAATCAATAACAAGTAAACACTTACTGAagcaattagccaattaatatccaATTGTATTAATCAACCAAAAAGATCAAGAATATTATAGCACttcacaaaatttaataaaatcaatttcCGTAAAGATCTACCGTATTTCCCTTACCTAGATTCTAAAACTAGTCATGCTACAACTTAGCTCCATTTACCAACCAACCACACTGATTATACCTTGTGAAATTTGATGTTCTCTTTTTGTTTTCCACATTCATTTCTACCTTCAATAACCAAATAGCAACACCATAATCCTGAATTAACAACAGTAAGAGCACTTTAGCCAAACAAATCTCAATAGCTGTATTTCTCATATTAGTGTCCCTGATCTCTCTATACCCATTCCATTTATCTACACATCCAAAACATTATGTTCCCTCTTGTTTTATAATACAAACATGTAGGAAAACTTTCCATTCTCTTCCTTATCGCACAACCCTAAAATATACAAAACCCGATATTATTGGTATTTGAACCCACCTACGGTACAATATACCATAACAGCTATAAaccctacacacacacacacacacacacacacacctataTACTTAGAGCCAAATCTCTTTATATGCGATCAAAATAAGAATCTGCTGAAAACTAATTTGAATAACAATGAGTAATCTAAGAATGGGAAGGATATAAAATATAGAGATCATTACCTCCATACATAACATGCTATTGGTTAAAACCACAAGCCATCTCTCAGATTACAGCTTCTTATTCCTTTCTCTTATACATATATAAACTTCTTGCTACTTCTactctattctctctctctctctctctctccctctctcggtttcttttttcttgtctCCCTCTCGTTTCAATCTGAAGGTCTctgcctataaatacatggCTTCAGTCGGTTGGGTTGTAGGATAATGACAAGCAAGTTACCGACTgactaaaaatatttaataagtAATTTATTTGTTGTCTTGTTTTATGCCAGCTCCTGCTAGATTGAAGTGTTCTCATAGTAGCTTTGCAATTACTTCATTCCTCCTTTCACACATTGTCGCCACGTGGATACTAATGCAATATTATACTATAAGTAGTATAAATATTACTATACCAAGCAAAGCATAAATTAATAtgtagggtaaattacatagtagcccctcaggtttgaggtcaattacaaccccatacaacaactttaaaacatttcactttcatacattcagtaccattttatttcaaaataacacatccgttagattttccatccattagtctgttaaatgctgacgtggctgccacatttgtgctgatgaggctgccacgtggcaaaaaaaataattaaaattttttttttatctaatcttctaaatataaatatataaaaaaaaaaaaaaaaacttgaaatcgcaaaaacccaccccacccctcttctccctctatctgtttcttcttctccgccCAACACAGAAAAACACCAAccactctttcttttctctttctctgCTCTCTGCATACAAACCCACATACCCTCCCCCCCACGCGCCGCAACCTCTCTTCTTCCCTCCCGACGCCGCAAGCAAACCTGGAAACATCCACCCCCAAaaaatctgcaaccaaacccagaaaacttcccccccccccaaacaaaCCCAGATCCCGAAACCTcttcttttctccctctctgCTCTCTGCATACAAACCCAcataccccccccccccgcgcgCCGCAACCTCTCTTCTTCCCCCCCGACGCCGCAAGCAAACCTGGAAACATCCACCCCCAAaaaatctgcaaccaaacccagaaaacttcccccccccccaaacaaaCCCAGATCCGAAACCTCTCCcctttcccccccccccaaaaaaccCGGACCCAGTGCTCCTCTCGTCGGCTCTAACAACGAGGTAtgtattcaaattttgaattttttcagTGCTTGGTTGGTGGGTTTGGGGTGCTTACGAATGCGGTCAAAGTTCTGATTTTTGAATGGTTAATCTCAAACCACGGAACGATGCCGCaccgagaagagagagagagagaggggaggaaggctgaagaaaaagtgaaaaaggaTAGCAGAGAGcagagagggagaaaagaaagagtgggcggagaagaagaaatagagaggaagaagagaggtgGGGGGGTTTCTgcgttttcaagtttttttttttttttttttttttttttttttttttttttatatttagaagattagattaaaaaaaattaaaaaattaaaatttttttttttttttttgccacgtggcagcctcatcagcacaaatgtggcagccacgtcagcatttaacagactaatggatggaaaatctaacggatgtgttattttgaaataaaatggtactggatgtatgaaagtgaaatgttttaaagttattgtatggggttgtaattgacctcaaacctgaagggctactatgtaatttactctaATGTGTAGAAAATTTTATGCGGGTTCTCACAAATGGgtagaaattagggttttacaAATTATAATTTGAGTGTTTGGAGGAGATGACAGATTGCAGGTTACATAGAGGGATTTTAGAGAGAGGGGAATGGGGGAAGAAATTGTGGTAGGAGGAGAAATATCCACATGGGTTAGGTTTGTagggattttagagagagagagagaggggggggggatGGGGGAAGAAATTAcagagggaagaaggaaggTGGGGGAAGGTTGGGGGAGACTGGTGGTGAAGGAAGGTTGAAGGAGAGGGTATAGATTGcagagggaagaaggaagggAGGAGGATAGGGGAGGTAGAAGACgggtgagttttttttttttgtgtttatatattttttttaatattgaagcGGACCTATATTAGCACGTGGGATTTGGTTATTGTCTATGTCAGCGTCACGTCATTAATTAACAGAAGTTCTAATGGAAAACTTAACTGATGAAATTGTCCTAAAATTAAAACTTGAAGAATGATTTTGGAATGAAAAAATTTTATGCACCAAATATTGAAAACCACCAAAATTCAAAGTAGTAAACTGattaatccaaaaaaaaaaaaaaaatcatccacACTTCGATATGATTTGCATCCTACACCCTTCTACAAAATTTCAACCCCACTCTCCATATCCATCACCACTTCCACCGTGCAAATCCATGGCGTCCGGCAAATGGGTCCCCCCGATTTTTACTGTTTTACTGATTCTCCTGCTTCTCATTTCTTCAGCCAGTTCTTTGACCCCGGAAGAGTTGGCCCAAATCCCGGTGAAGTTCCTTGACTTCGCCAAAAGTCAGGAGCTTTTCGATTACATGGTGGGAGTCAGAAGGAAAATACATGAAAACCCAGAACTTGGTTTCGAGGAATTCGAGACCAGTAAGCTTATCAGAGACGAACTTGATCAGATGGACGTCCGTTACAAATACCCATTCGCCGGAACCGGCGTTgttggctttgttgggagtggtGGACCGCCGTTCGTTGCGATTCGAGCGGATATGGATGCTCTGGCTATGCAGGTTTAGTAAAATTTTGGAGCTTTAAATTGATTCTGCAGAAAGGGAAGTGCTTTTGCTAAAAGGGTTAAAAAAGGAAGCTAGGCAGTGCTAGAAATAGCTTTCTATGACCCACGAGCACTTTTAAACTTTTCTGTCAAAAACAGTTAGTAGCGTTTTTTGTGGTCAGAAAGCACTTTTATCTCTTTCCAAGGCAATCGCAAACATGCAcgtattttcttgttttagaaATCGGTGATTGTTGACTTGCTGAGTTGGAGAAAATCGTGATTTTTAGACTGGTGTTTTGAATTAAAGCTAATGAGGAATTGATGGAAAGTATTGTGTCTTTTGGTTTGATGCAGGAGAGTGTGGAGTGGGAGCACAAGAGCAAAGTTGCAGGGAAGATGCATGCTTGTGGACATGATGCTCATGTTGCCATGCTTCTTGGTGCTGCAAAGATACTTCAAGAACATCGACAAGAATTACAGGTGTTATTGGACGACTTGTTAAAATAATGAATGTATATAATGGTTCTAAAATGTCATCAATTGCATTGCGAGTCTGGTTGCTTGATTGGTTTGAATCTGTTGTGTTCTGTTTACTCGTTAGTTTTACGGGTTGAGTTTGTTACGTGACCTTTGATTCAGTTGACTTGAACTTATGTTTAAAATAGTCATTTCAGATAGGAAAGCGAAGTTCTCGATTCATGTCCAGGTTACGCAAACATCAGggaattaaaaaaacaatatcaTTAAAACATATATGTGTTCCCTGTTTGGGCGATACCAGTTTAGAAGCATGCAGGTTAGCTCATTGAGATTATTAATCCTTCTGTGTGTTAAATTTCATGGTTAGAACTTCTTGTTTTTAGCTTAAAAATTTCTTTTCTTACTTGACCAGATTCCAAATCGTAGAAAATGTACCTTGAATATGGAATTTTCTCAAATGTAATTGCATAATGCTTGTAGGAAGTTGCTTGCCGACTAATTTATCTATATAAAGACCTCTAATTGTGCTTCTGTATGCCAGTTATCATTGGAGATTATGTGTATCCTACATAGAGCTGAAGTGTACTTAGATGTTTCTCTTCTCTGAGATACTGTTTCTGTCAACTGGCTTTCAATGTCATTTGTATCTCTCTTATCCATGAGAACCTTTTTTTAGTTGTTTCTTATGTTTCTTATAGGGAACAGTTGTTCTTGTTTTCCAACCAGCTGAGGAAGGAGGTGGAGGAGCAAAGAAGATGGTAGATGAAGGGGCTCTGGAGAATGTTGGTGCCATCTTTGGGTTGCATGTCGCCGCTAATCACCCCATTGGTTCAGTGGCCTCCAGGTCTGGCCCTTTTTTTGCTGCCAGTGGTTTTTTTGAGGCGGTAATAAGTGGGAAGGGGGGTCACGCTGCCATTCCACAGCACACAATAGACCCGATCTTGGCCGCTTCATTTGTTATTGTTAGTCTGCAGCATCTTGTTTCACGTGAAGCCAACCCCTTGGATTCACAGgttccctctctctccttctctctttgcTTGTGTCTGTACCTATAATCCATTTTTTGTTCCTGTTATTACTCTACTGCTTATTTACTTATTGGAGTTAAAGGTTCTACCCATATCAATTCTGTTTTCCACTATAGCAAGCAATTAATTACTTTACTTCCCATGTGCTGCCAGTCACTCTCCCTTACGTGAATGTTGGCATCTTTTTCATATGATTTGTAGACCCCTACACAAGGAATAACGCTTCAGTTAGTCCGTATCCATCCAGTTACATGAAAGCACGTCTTGCAGGTTGTTACTGTTAGAAAATTCCAAGGAGGCGGTGCTTTCAATGTCTTGAAGGAAAGCTTTATGCATCTTAAACAAAGAATTGAAGAGGTATGCTTTGCTTCTACTGGCTTAGATTCCTGCCTTTCCTTTTGGCATCCTGAGTCCTGAAGTTAAAAATTCTTGTGCCGACTCATTCATTTCTTTTACAATGTCTCATCATAAACGTTAATTATTTATGCGAGTTGCAGGTCATCACTAGACAAGCCAGCGTACAGAGGTGCAATGCAACTGTCCTATTCAACGAAAAGGCTAAGCCCTTTTACCCCGTAGTCATTAACGACAGAGATCTGCATCAACACTTCCTAAATGTTGCGGGAGATTTGCTAGGCCCTCGGAACATAGTTGAGAGGCAACCAACGATGGGTGCAGAAGACTTCGCATTTTATCAAGAAGTAATTCCAGGATACTTCTTCGCGGTCGGTATGAAGAACGAGTCTCAAGGAGAGCTCGAATCAGGGCATTCACCGAACTTCAGAGTAAACGAAGATGTGCTTCCGTATGGAGCGGCATTACATGTATCCTTGGCCACAAGGTACCTACTTGAAAATCAACCGGAATCTACTTCGTCTAAAGGGAACTCTCAAGATGAATTGTGAAGTGCTAGGATTGATAGTTAGGGCTCGAATGTTATAATCCACATCAAAGTTTCCAACTTCATATGAATTTGAGCAGATTCTTAGGCATGTAAAGTAAAGCTGACTTCATATAAATAATTTCAGCTAACCTGTTGATGTTTAAAGCGATAATCTTCTTGTGTTAATTTGTTAATAGTGAGCATGGCATGCTTTATAGGTTCAgttgtgttgtttttttttatacaagcgaTAGTGAGAGGGGAGAATCACACTAGAGACTTCTAGTGTGAAAGCAAATATTCTTAACCACTTGACTTATAAGCCATTTGCAAATTGCGTTGTTTCTTTCATAATATTAACTTTAACctattgaaaatatcaattatcgtttttttttaatattgaaagtttaagagtgtcaataacaattttcattttttatcctcatacaaaattaatttaacatttaTCTCACGAAAACCCATTCGGAATATGCCCTCAAATCTTATGTAGTCATTTTCGACGGGGTGGACGGATTCAAACCTGGAACTTTTTCTGTCATTAGGAAACAAAGTATCACTAGACCAAAAACTAGTTGGTTATATAGTTGTTCATGACTAAGTAGTTGTTCACACCTAACATTCATCTCATCAAAACTTAGTCGGAATATATGacctaatttttttatcaatatgGTGGACAGATTCAAACTTAAGATCTGTTTCGACATTGAAATAGAAGTATGACCAAACTAATAACTAGTTGGTTATGCAGTCAATTATTACTAAAGAAATTTGGGTCACATGCCTTTTCCATGTTTGGGATTACAAACTTTCATAATAATTTCCTAAAGAAATTGTCGGGAAcacaagaaagaaacaaaatcaCATAATATCAATCAATCAAATCTAAAGCCTCTTTTGAACTGTATTTCTAAAACAAGACTCATGGTCCCAGCAAAATCAATCAAGTTGCTTTCCAAAAATAAGTCCTTGGTAAATTTGGTAAATTGCAGTTAACCAAAAACTCTTCCCAGTTCATCAAAGATTCCCCTCAACCAGTGCGGCAGATTATTGAAGGTGATCAATGTTTCTGTAAAAAGGTAAAAAGATGAATTTTTTGCTTATATATAGGAGCGGGTAAAGACCTAATATTCTTGTGAGAGACGAGGGAAGTAGTTTCTTAGATCATATAATGCAGAGTTTAGAGTTGAAGTATGATGAACAATGTGATTGTTGGGTTTTGGAGCCCTTTGATGGCTCCATTCATTCTGTGTCGAAATCACTTCCCTCACCAAGTAGCTTTTCTGCACCATCACCAAGCTGCTTTACTTCTCCCACAACTTACTTCACCGTCCCTAGTTTACCCAAGCCACGCGAAGGGAGGTGCTTGTTTGGGAAGATTGTGGTTCGGTTTTGGAAGTGTTTTAAGCCTAGACTTTATTCGGGGACTGCGAAAAATGATTCCAACGGAATGAGGCCTTGTGGTGGTGATGATTCAGCCAAAACGAGAAGCGGAATGCAGTCACCCCTGCAGGGACAACATCATGCTGAGTATTATTCTGCAATGAGTGCTGATGAGCGTGACGAGAATCTGAAGGAGGTGATCTTCTACTGCAGGAAGTCTAGTTCTACAGAACCTACAGAAGTGGTAAGAAGATTTCTACTTCACTCACTTGACAGACAAGAACAtgtaatgtatatatataatatatattacatTGACATATGATATGATTGGTGTTAATTGCAGATGGTAGAAAACTGATGTTATATAAGCAGAAGGtggataagattttttttatatctggAATCTGCATCATCTGATAAAGCATGTTAAAAGAAGCCGTGCAAAGGAGATCCATTTTACTTCGCTGTTTTTTCAGTACAAAAGTTCATGGATGCTTTTCCATCAATTCCTTTGGAAATTACTCGGTTCTGCATACGTAAAAAGGTCATTTCATCTTAGAGGCAAAAGACGGTTTGACATTtgtaaacataaactttatttttgtgtgattttattttttcatacgTGTCAAACTGTGACTTGCGAGCAATGAGTTATGACTCTAAGAATCATTCATTCCACATGTGATAATCATTTAACTATGCCAATTGAAATGTAAAACCTGTTTCTGCAGACACAGCaagtcttttcctttttccccTGAATTTAAGAGCTTCTGCTGATATTTTGGACCACTTCCCAGACTGGAAAAACATCTGCTTAATTTTTTAGTTGATTGTTCTTCATCCCCTTCCCCACACAacttttcttttcactcttcTGTGTTTCTGCAAAGGCTTTGTGGTCCATCGGAACGTCGTCGAATTACTAATGCAAGGCTTCCGTTACACTCGCCCTCCATGGTAGCTTGGACTCCAAGGTACATGAACTGCAAAATGACCACGTCGAAACGGTTAAACAGTAAGACTTATCAGAATTTCCCTCCTCATGAACTGCATTaatattcatttattttgtgTTCGTAAAGCACAATATTTTCAAAACTAAATTAGAGAACATACAGGTTTACTAGCACACTtggaataaaaattaataaatactTTGAATTaacaaataatt
Above is a window of Malus sylvestris chromosome 15, drMalSylv7.2, whole genome shotgun sequence DNA encoding:
- the LOC126602176 gene encoding IAA-amino acid hydrolase ILR1-like 4; translated protein: MICILHPSTKFQPHSPYPSPLPPCKSMASGKWVPPIFTVLLILLLLISSASSLTPEELAQIPVKFLDFAKSQELFDYMVGVRRKIHENPELGFEEFETSKLIRDELDQMDVRYKYPFAGTGVVGFVGSGGPPFVAIRADMDALAMQESVEWEHKSKVAGKMHACGHDAHVAMLLGAAKILQEHRQELQGTVVLVFQPAEEGGGGAKKMVDEGALENVGAIFGLHVAANHPIGSVASRSGPFFAASGFFEAVISGKGGHAAIPQHTIDPILAASFVIVSLQHLVSREANPLDSQVVTVRKFQGGGAFNVLKESFMHLKQRIEEVITRQASVQRCNATVLFNEKAKPFYPVVINDRDLHQHFLNVAGDLLGPRNIVERQPTMGAEDFAFYQEVIPGYFFAVGMKNESQGELESGHSPNFRVNEDVLPYGAALHVSLATRYLLENQPESTSSKGNSQDEL
- the LOC126605977 gene encoding uncharacterized protein LOC126605977 codes for the protein MQSLELKYDEQCDCWVLEPFDGSIHSVSKSLPSPSSFSAPSPSCFTSPTTYFTVPSLPKPREGRCLFGKIVVRFWKCFKPRLYSGTAKNDSNGMRPCGGDDSAKTRSGMQSPLQGQHHAEYYSAMSADERDENLKEVIFYCRKSSSTEPTEVMVEN